Proteins encoded in a region of the Ziziphus jujuba cultivar Dongzao chromosome 3, ASM3175591v1 genome:
- the LOC132799198 gene encoding receptor-like protein EIX2: MSRLSLQIATAVKSFLLVYLLRSVVISNLDSGVGSLETKCIDEERRALLKFKDNLKSYNNYTLSSWGYEEEKKDCCNWDGIGCDSISGHVIMLNLSHRQLSIRGKSLNSPLTELRYLVYLDLSGIDLSGNNISTLLGNTMVSLQHLDLSSTELEGSIPETFGNNMTSFSYLDLSYNELNGSIPNSLGNMTLLTHLDLSFNSLRGSIPESFGNMVKLTYLSLEENLLEGRIPEALGNMSILEHLDLARNTLEGEIPKSIWDICTLCELYMPSNILSGDLPDLSLTSSSCKNHSLQMLDLRENRIVGLFQYLSLFSSLKSLDLSSNQIGGSVPPSIGQLSQLEKLDISNNLFEGVISEAHFLKLSKLRFLDLSSNKLLIFNVSSAWVPPFKLQTISLSSCKLGPKFPNWLQTQVNYSVLKISNTGISDSIPIWFWNTSTEFHIMNASNNQISGRIPNLSILKWGDIHEVDFSSNRLEGAIPMFLFKVTGLYLSRNKFSNLNYLCDVKGLANMVFLDISFNQLSGTLPDCWSSLYSLAVLNLAHNYNLSGKLPTSIGTLLSIQALHLGNNNFTGGLPSSWKNCSRLVAFDVGENNLLGPIPSWIGESLTKLAILVLRANHFNGSIPSNICHLQSLQLLDLSMNDISGSLAVCVGNFTAMRKVEGMRATISYLISIPVPATNSSVFTMRDEKIEFVWKGILSEFGRTLGLVKSIDLSCNMLNGDIPSEITLLVGLVSLNLSRNNLSGQIPARIGNVRSLDFLDLSNNHLLGRIPQGLSLIDGMGVLNLSNNNLLGKIPTSNTGKLQSFDASAYMGNTGLCGDPLSNKCPGEEPTTPPRLIEEAGNGEDTDKLISHGFYASMGVGYAVGLWGVLGTLIFSKSWRFAYFKFLNDFANWIHVIAAVRKAKFLRTLRDY, translated from the coding sequence ATGAGTAGATTATCCCTTCAAATTGCAACCGCAGTGAAATCGTTTCTGCTGGTTTATTTACTAAGAAGTGTTGTTATATCCAATTTAGATTCTGGAGTTGGAAGTCTCGAAACCAAATGCATTGATGAAGAAAGGAGAGCTCTCCtcaagttcaaggacaatcttaaATCCTACAACAATTACACTCTTTCTTCTTGGGgctatgaagaagaaaagaaggatTGTTGCAATTGGGATGGAATTGGGTGTGACAGCATAAGTGGGCATGTCATCATGCTAAATCTTTCACATCGTCAACTTTCTATCAGAGGTAAGTCTCTGAACTCTCCATTGACTGAGTTGCGTTATTTGGTTTATTTGGACCTCAGTGGCATCGACTTGAGTGGTAACAACATCTCAACTTTGCTTGGAAACACTATGGTTTCCCTTCAACACCTTGATCTTTCTTCAACTGAATTAGAAGGCTCCATTCCTGAAACTTTTGGGAACAACATGACTTCCTTTTCATACCTTGATCTTAGTTACAATGAGTTAAACGGTTCCATTCCAAATTCTTTAGGGAACATGACTCTCCTTACACACCTCGATCTGAGCTTTAATAGTTTACGAGGTTCCATTCCAGAATCTTTTGGTAACATGGTCAAATTAACATATCTTTCCCTGGAGGAGAATCTGCTAGAAGGTCGCATTCCTGAAGCTTTAGGGAATATGTCTATACTTGAACACCTTGATCTTGCCCGTAACACACTTGAAGGTGAAATTCCAAAATCCATTTGGGACATATGCACTTTGTGTGAATTGTACATGCCTTCAAACATTCTTAGTGGTGACCTCCCTGACCTTAGTCTAACATCATCCAGCTGTAAAAATCACTCTCTACAGATGTTGGATTTACGTGAGAACCGAATCGTGGGGTTATTTCAATATCTTTCATTGTTCTCCTCTTTGAAGTCCTTGGATCTTTCCTCAAATCAAATAGGTGGAAGTGTACCTCCAAGTATTGGCCAATTATCACAGCTGGAGAAGTTAGATATTTCAAATAACCTTTTCGAAGGTGTCATTTCTGAAGCTCACTTTTTGAAACTCTCCAAACTAAGGTTCTTGGATTTATCTTCaaacaaattattgattttcaatGTAAGTTCTGCTTGGGTTCCTCCTTTCAAATTGCAAACCATATCCCTTAGTTCTTGTAAGTTGGGCCCTAAATTCCCAAACTGGCTTCAAACTCAAGTCAATTATTCAGTGCTCAAGATTTCCAACACGGGAATTTCAGATTCGATTCCCATATGGTTTTGGAACACATCTACTGAATTTCACATTATGAATGCTTCTAACAACCAGATCAGTGGAAGAATTCCGAATCTTTCAATATTGAAGTGGGGAGATATCCATGAAGTAGATTTCAGTTCCAATCGATTAGAAGGTGCAATTCCTATGTTTCTCTTCAAGGTGACAGGACTGTACCTTTCCAGGAATAAATTCTCGAACCTCAATTATTTATGTGACGTTAAGGGTCTAGCAAATATGGTATTTTTAGACATCTCATTTAATCAATTATCAGGGACACTTCCAGATTGTTGGTCAAGTTTATATAGTTTGGCAGTTCTCAACTTGGCACACAATTATAATCTATCAGGGAAACTTCCAACCTCCATTGGTACATTGTTGTCCATTCAGGCATTACATCTTGGCAATAATAATTTTACAGGTGGACTACCTTCATCCTGGAAAAACTGCTCAAGGTTGGTAGCTTTTGATGTGGGAGAGAATAACTTGTTAGGACCAATTCCTAGTTGGATAGGGGAAAGTCTAACAAAGCTTGCTATACTTGTCCTAAGAGCCAATCATTTCAATGGCAGCATACCCTCAAATATATGTCATCTACAATCTCTTCAACTGTTGGACTTGTCTATGAACGACATCTCAGGAAGTCTTGCCGTGTGTGTTGGTAATTTTACTGCAATGAGAAAAGTTGAAGGTATGCGTGCAACCATTTCTTATCTCATCTCTATCCCTGTTCCTGCAACTAACTCATCTGTTTTTACAATGAGAGATGaaaaaatagaatttgtttGGAAAGGAATACTGTCTGAATTTGGAAGAACTTTGGGGCTTGTAAAGAGCATTGATCTATCATGCAACATGTTGAATGGTGATATTCCAAGCGAAATCACTCTGCTCGTTGGGTTAGTTTCTTTAAATTTATCGAGAAACAATTTAAGTGGACAAATTCCTGCAAGGATTGGTAACGTGAGGTCGTTAGATTTTCTCGATTTGTCAAATAACCATTTGTTGGGTCGAATTCCTCAAGGCCTTTCCTTGATTGATGGCATGGGTGTGCTAAACTTGTCAAACAACAACTTGTTGGGTAAAATTCCAACAAGCAATACTGGTAAACTGCAAAGCTTTGATGCAAGTGCATACATGGGGAATACTGGACTTTGCGGAGATCCACTCTCTAACAAGTGTCCTGGAGAAGAACCAACCACTCCTCCTAGATTGATTGAAGAAGCTGGCAATGGAGAAGACACAGACAAGCTTATAAGCCATGGATTTTATGCGAGTATGGGGGTTGGATATGCTGTTGGACTTTGGGGAGTTTTGGGCACATTGATCTTCAGCAAGTCATGGAGGTTTGCATATTTCAAGTTCTTAAATGATTTTGCAAATTGGATTCATGTTATTGCAGCAGTGCGCAAGGCAAAGTTCCTCAGGACACTCCGAGATTATTAG